A region of Streptomyces halobius DNA encodes the following proteins:
- a CDS encoding SAV2148 family HEPN domain-containing protein — protein sequence MSGGLELPPGDESHEGHEGGSVDAPPGAVSLARPLEIGAELDWGAEAWAEVRTRARRAGRAYIWLNLVEQRLRAVVSAVLRPVYEPVHGDEWVIAAAGPAGQEWVQRAVAVREVSRRKGYLLDPADDNIVSFLTLPQLRELMVQHWPCFEPYFDDRRDVELGLDELEVARNIVSRNRALSETVLAQAERASARLLDILGSGVGTRISGRLPIDAVEDLVGDRYADVIGVHSDRVRLQRQLPAEDLFGGARRLDAVGIGLNLLVQNYSGRRLVRLAESGCRVRLLFLNPASSAVRRREREIGLKKGEMSRSIEVNILHMRRVRARLRDPGAFEIQVFDETPRFTAYLVDGDGPDGIAVVQPYLRKSRGMESPVLVLRGGGRDVVRQDGRDGREARDGEGLFETYREEFESVWADSRPVS from the coding sequence GTGAGCGGCGGGCTGGAGTTGCCCCCTGGTGATGAGAGTCACGAGGGTCACGAGGGCGGCTCCGTCGACGCACCGCCCGGCGCGGTGTCCCTGGCACGGCCGCTGGAGATCGGCGCGGAACTCGACTGGGGCGCCGAAGCCTGGGCCGAGGTGCGCACCCGCGCCCGCCGGGCCGGACGTGCCTATATCTGGCTGAATCTCGTCGAGCAGCGACTCCGGGCCGTTGTCTCGGCGGTGCTGCGCCCCGTTTACGAGCCGGTGCACGGCGACGAATGGGTCATCGCCGCGGCCGGTCCCGCCGGGCAGGAGTGGGTGCAGCGCGCGGTCGCCGTCCGCGAGGTGAGCCGGCGCAAGGGCTACCTCCTCGACCCCGCCGACGACAACATCGTCAGCTTTCTGACGCTTCCCCAGCTCCGCGAGCTGATGGTCCAGCACTGGCCCTGCTTCGAGCCGTACTTCGACGACCGCCGCGATGTCGAGCTGGGGCTGGACGAACTGGAGGTCGCCCGCAACATCGTCTCCCGTAACCGGGCCCTGTCCGAGACCGTCCTCGCCCAGGCGGAGCGGGCGTCGGCCCGGTTGCTGGACATCCTGGGCTCCGGCGTCGGCACCCGGATCTCCGGGCGGCTCCCGATCGACGCGGTCGAAGATCTCGTCGGTGACCGGTACGCGGATGTCATCGGCGTCCACTCCGACCGGGTCCGTCTCCAGCGCCAGCTCCCCGCCGAGGACCTGTTCGGCGGTGCCCGCCGCCTCGACGCCGTAGGCATAGGACTGAACCTTCTTGTCCAGAACTACTCGGGCCGCCGACTGGTCCGGCTCGCCGAGTCCGGCTGCCGTGTCCGCCTGCTCTTCCTCAATCCCGCCAGCAGTGCGGTCCGCCGCCGGGAGCGCGAAATCGGCCTGAAGAAGGGCGAGATGAGCCGCTCCATCGAGGTGAACATCCTGCACATGCGGCGGGTACGCGCCCGGTTGCGCGACCCCGGCGCCTTCGAGATCCAGGTCTTCGACGAGACCCCGCGTTTCACGGCGTATCTCGTTGACGGCGACGGTCCCGATGGCATAGCCGTCGTCCAGCCCTATCTCCGTAAGAGCCGCGGTATGGAGTCGCCGGTGCTGGTCCTCCGTGGGGGCGGTCGCGACGTGGTCCGCCAGGACGGCCGGGACGGGCGTGAGGCGCGTGACGGGGAGGGACTGTTCGAGACGTATCGCGAGGAGTTCGAGAGCGTGTGGGCGGATTCGCGGCCCGTCTCGTAG
- the glgX gene encoding glycogen debranching protein GlgX → MQVWPGEMYPLGATYDGAGTNFAVFSEAARRIELCLLNDDGSETAVELREADAFVWHVYLPGVMPGQRYGFRVHGPYEAERGHRCNSAKLLLDPYARAMSGRIDWNEAVYGYHFGRPETRNDLDSAPHTMTSVVVNPYFDWGDDRPPRTAYHETVLYEAHVKGLTMLHPELPDELRGTYAALAHPAIIDHLTKLGVTALELMPVHQFVQDHRLVDAGLTNYWGYNTIGFFAPHNAYASWGDRGQQVLEFKTAVRALHRAGIEVILDVVYNHTAEGNHLGPTLSFRGLDNASYYRLSEDKRYYTDTTGTGNSLLMRSPHVLQLVMDSLRYWVQEMHVDGFRFDLAATLARQFHEVDRLSSFFDLVHQDPVVSRVKLIAEPWDVGEGGYQVGNFPPLWTEWNGKYRDTVRDLWRGEPRTLAEFGSRLTGSSDLYQGDGRRPLASVNFVTCHDGFTLHDLVAYNEKHNEANGEDNRDGERFNRSWNCGVEGPTDAPSVRRLRARQMRNFLATLMLSQGVPMLSHGDEFGRTQRGNNNAYCQDNALSWVRWPESGADNGRTAGVGSEDRDGAEGRDGAEGRDGAEGRDGAEGRDGAEGRDGAEGRDGAEDYEGAHEEDGTGEEERQAGNERRTGASVPPDDEPALLAFVRQMVWLRRDHPVFRRRRFFQGRPAEGTYDELSDIAWFRADGKEMGPRDWQSVHAKALTVFLNGNSISEPGPRGETVTDDSFLLMFNAHAQEKEFMVPVHHGRQWQVVVDTDRPWAVADGGGAKVKAGDRLTLTDRSLLVLRRPG, encoded by the coding sequence ATGCAGGTCTGGCCGGGAGAGATGTATCCGCTGGGTGCCACCTACGACGGGGCGGGCACCAACTTCGCGGTGTTTTCCGAAGCCGCGAGACGCATTGAGTTGTGTCTGCTGAACGATGACGGTTCGGAAACCGCCGTCGAGTTGCGGGAGGCCGACGCCTTCGTCTGGCACGTCTATCTCCCGGGCGTGATGCCGGGGCAGCGCTACGGATTCCGGGTGCACGGTCCCTACGAGGCGGAGCGAGGGCACCGCTGCAATTCCGCGAAACTGCTGCTGGACCCGTACGCGCGGGCGATGAGCGGCCGTATCGACTGGAACGAGGCGGTGTACGGATACCACTTCGGGCGGCCGGAAACGCGCAATGATCTGGATTCGGCGCCGCACACCATGACGTCCGTGGTGGTGAATCCGTATTTCGACTGGGGCGATGACCGCCCGCCGCGTACCGCGTATCACGAGACGGTGCTCTACGAGGCCCATGTGAAGGGGCTGACGATGCTCCATCCGGAGCTCCCCGACGAGCTGCGCGGCACCTACGCGGCGCTGGCGCATCCGGCGATCATCGACCATCTGACGAAGCTGGGGGTCACGGCCCTGGAGCTGATGCCGGTGCACCAGTTCGTGCAGGACCACCGGCTGGTGGACGCCGGGCTGACCAATTACTGGGGCTACAACACCATCGGGTTCTTCGCTCCGCACAACGCGTACGCGTCCTGGGGGGACCGCGGGCAGCAGGTGCTGGAATTCAAGACGGCGGTACGGGCACTGCACCGGGCCGGTATCGAGGTGATTCTCGACGTGGTATACAACCACACGGCCGAGGGGAATCATCTGGGACCGACGCTGTCATTCCGGGGGCTGGACAATGCCTCGTACTACCGGCTGTCCGAGGACAAGCGCTACTACACCGACACCACCGGCACCGGGAATTCGCTCCTGATGCGCAGTCCGCATGTCCTGCAGCTGGTGATGGATTCGCTGCGCTATTGGGTGCAGGAAATGCATGTGGACGGTTTCCGGTTCGATCTGGCGGCGACGCTGGCCCGGCAGTTCCACGAGGTGGACCGGTTGTCGTCGTTCTTCGATCTGGTGCATCAGGACCCGGTCGTCAGCCGGGTGAAGCTGATCGCCGAGCCGTGGGACGTCGGTGAGGGCGGCTATCAGGTGGGGAATTTCCCGCCGTTGTGGACCGAATGGAACGGGAAGTACCGGGACACCGTGCGGGATCTGTGGCGGGGCGAACCGCGGACCCTGGCGGAGTTCGGGTCCCGGCTCACCGGCTCATCGGATCTCTACCAGGGGGACGGGCGGCGACCGCTCGCCTCGGTGAATTTCGTGACCTGCCATGACGGATTCACGCTGCACGATCTGGTCGCGTACAACGAGAAGCACAACGAGGCCAATGGCGAGGACAACCGGGACGGCGAACGTTTCAACCGGTCCTGGAACTGCGGGGTGGAGGGCCCGACCGACGCCCCCTCGGTGCGTCGGCTGCGGGCCCGGCAGATGCGGAATTTCCTCGCGACGCTGATGCTGTCGCAGGGTGTGCCGATGCTCAGTCACGGAGACGAGTTCGGGCGCACACAGCGCGGCAACAACAACGCGTACTGCCAGGACAACGCGTTGTCGTGGGTGCGGTGGCCGGAATCGGGGGCGGACAACGGGAGAACGGCCGGGGTCGGGTCAGAGGATCGGGATGGTGCAGAAGGTCGGGACGGTGCCGAGGGGCGGGACGGTGCCGAGGGGCGGGACGGTGCCGAGGGGCGGGACGGTGCCGAGGGGCGGGACGGTGCCGAGGGGCGGGACGGTGCCGAGGATTATGAAGGCGCCCACGAGGAGGACGGGACGGGCGAGGAAGAACGTCAGGCTGGCAACGAGCGACGGACGGGCGCGTCCGTACCGCCCGATGACGAGCCGGCGCTGCTGGCCTTCGTACGGCAGATGGTGTGGCTGCGGCGCGACCATCCGGTGTTCCGGCGCCGGCGGTTCTTTCAGGGCCGCCCGGCGGAAGGCACATATGACGAGCTCTCCGATATCGCATGGTTCAGGGCCGATGGCAAGGAGATGGGGCCGCGCGACTGGCAGTCCGTCCATGCCAAGGCGTTGACGGTCTTCCTCAACGGCAACTCGATCTCCGAACCGGGGCCGCGCGGCGAGACGGTCACGGACGACTCGTTTCTGCTGATGTTCAACGCCCATGCGCAGGAGAAGGAGTTCATGGTTCCGGTGCACCACGGTCGGCAGTGGCAGGTGGTGGTGGACACCGACCGGCCCTGGGCGGTGGCGGACGGCGGCGGGGCGAAGGTCAAGGCGGGCGATCGGCTGACGCTCACCGACCGGAGCCTGCTGGTGTTGCGGCGGCCGGGGTAG